In bacterium, one DNA window encodes the following:
- a CDS encoding PhzF family phenazine biosynthesis protein, whose product METIIHFVDVFARQRYSGNPLAVVICAKVLSDDTMQAIASEINFSETTFVRPDPEDNGGYFVKMFTPAREVAFAGHAILGTAWVIRRHVAQSLSDTVTLNLSIGPVHVTGGSNEKQNEVWFEAPSITIGETCPAESMAAALHLSAEDIDAKAPVCKMSAGTSAMIVPLRSIDALYRSTLDLPLYAGLAGRGFPPLIYLFCNQTRDPENNLSARFFFEANGVREDPATGNGAAFLAAYLLHYNFFPDPDLYLRIEQGHALGRPSLVMVKAHKSGHYSRIAVGGSVIPIMEGKLL is encoded by the coding sequence ATGGAAACTATAATACACTTTGTCGATGTATTTGCAAGGCAGCGGTATTCAGGGAATCCCTTAGCGGTGGTGATTTGCGCCAAAGTTTTGTCCGATGACACGATGCAGGCGATTGCATCCGAAATTAATTTTTCAGAGACAACTTTTGTTCGGCCTGACCCGGAAGATAACGGCGGTTACTTCGTCAAAATGTTCACACCTGCCCGTGAAGTTGCATTTGCCGGACATGCGATCCTGGGAACTGCATGGGTAATTCGCCGCCATGTTGCGCAAAGTCTGTCTGATACAGTGACGCTCAACCTTTCCATCGGCCCCGTTCACGTGACCGGCGGCTCCAATGAAAAACAAAATGAAGTGTGGTTCGAAGCGCCTTCCATCACCATCGGCGAAACCTGCCCGGCGGAATCCATGGCGGCAGCGTTGCATCTTTCTGCGGAAGATATCGACGCGAAAGCGCCGGTTTGCAAGATGTCGGCCGGAACGTCAGCCATGATCGTACCGCTTCGCAGTATCGATGCTTTATATCGAAGTACCCTTGATCTACCGTTATATGCCGGGCTTGCCGGCCGGGGTTTCCCGCCGTTGATCTATCTTTTTTGCAATCAAACGCGCGACCCGGAAAATAATTTATCGGCCAGATTTTTCTTTGAAGCCAACGGAGTCCGCGAAGACCCGGCAACGGGTAACGGCGCCGCGTTTCTCGCCGCTTATCTGTTACATTATAATTTTTTCCCGGATCCTGATTTGTATCTTCGCATCGAACAAGGCCACGCGCTGGGACGCCCTTCGCTGGTCATGGTGAAAGCTCATAAATCCGGGCATTATTCACGTATCGCTGTCGGCGGATCGGTGATTCCAATTATGGAAGGTAAATTGTTATGA
- a CDS encoding DUF1801 domain-containing protein, whose translation MPKTRPTTVDEYIANAPKEAQKMLRELRALLKKIAPKAKESLKWGNPVFEEERILFAYPAYKSHINFIPTQASLKPFKDELSAFTTGKDSLQLPYDRPLPKTLIRKIAVHRVRDVRENGARWM comes from the coding sequence ATGCCCAAAACCAGACCAACTACCGTTGATGAGTATATCGCGAATGCGCCGAAAGAAGCGCAAAAAATGTTACGAGAGCTGCGCGCACTCCTGAAAAAAATCGCGCCGAAAGCAAAAGAATCGCTGAAATGGGGTAACCCTGTTTTCGAAGAGGAACGAATTCTTTTTGCTTATCCTGCTTACAAATCGCATATTAACTTCATACCGACACAAGCTTCTCTGAAGCCGTTCAAGGATGAATTATCCGCATTCACTACCGGCAAAGACTCCCTGCAACTGCCCTACGACCGTCCGCTTCCGAAAACGCTGATCCGCAAAATTGCCGTACATCGCGTCCGGGACGTCAGAGAAAACGGCGCCCGATGGATGTAA
- a CDS encoding glyoxalase/bleomycin resistance/extradiol dioxygenase family protein has protein sequence MKTEFVGLAPVFPSQNTARDVAWYHEKAGFEVYFSDSMYAVITRDNIWLHLQWHANTESDPLLGGSVVRIFVKNIKPLFDELVQRGTVTPDAFKANTPWQTHEFGFRDLNDNIIFIVEDIVS, from the coding sequence ATGAAAACAGAATTTGTCGGCCTTGCGCCCGTCTTTCCCTCGCAGAACACGGCGAGAGACGTTGCGTGGTATCACGAAAAAGCGGGATTCGAAGTCTATTTCTCCGATTCGATGTATGCCGTGATTACCAGAGACAATATCTGGCTCCATTTGCAATGGCATGCCAACACAGAGAGCGATCCGCTGCTGGGCGGTTCGGTCGTCAGAATTTTTGTAAAAAATATTAAACCGTTATTCGACGAATTGGTTCAACGCGGCACCGTCACTCCCGACGCATTCAAAGCAAATACCCCGTGGCAGACGCATGAGTTCGGATTTCGTGACCTCAATGATAACATCATTTTTATTGTAGAAGATATCGTCTCTTAA
- a CDS encoding DinB family protein — MSSSHLIETWEIHNRINIYLLESVHNDALNDVSASKGRSVAEQFAHLHNVRLMWLNASAPELLKGLTKIEKEKAADKKWLKQSLEASGKTIAALLESASESGKIKGFKPHAAAFLGYLISHESHHRGQIMLTLKQAGHPVDKKIAYGIWEWGVR, encoded by the coding sequence ATGTCTTCATCGCATTTGATCGAAACGTGGGAGATCCATAACCGGATCAATATTTATTTACTGGAATCCGTACATAACGATGCCTTAAACGATGTATCCGCATCGAAAGGCCGCAGCGTGGCCGAACAGTTTGCCCATCTGCATAATGTCCGCCTGATGTGGCTGAATGCCTCGGCTCCGGAATTGCTCAAAGGTTTGACTAAAATTGAAAAAGAAAAAGCGGCGGATAAAAAATGGCTCAAACAATCTCTCGAAGCTTCAGGGAAAACGATTGCCGCTCTGCTCGAATCCGCATCGGAATCGGGTAAAATCAAAGGATTCAAACCGCATGCGGCGGCGTTTCTCGGTTATCTGATTTCGCACGAATCGCATCATCGCGGACAGATTATGTTGACGTTGAAACAGGCCGGCCATCCCGTCGACAAAAAAATTGCTTACGGTATATGGGAATGGGGCGTTCGCTGA
- a CDS encoding PaaI family thioesterase, translating into MNFTPKDPDFKRRIVESFGRQKFMNFINARLIAIEAGSCEIHVPYDVNITQQHGFFHAGIVGTIADNAAGYAAYSLMDHSSSILTVEYKLNLIAPADGELLIGQSHVLKYGKTLTICRSDIFVMKNGEKKLCAVSQSTLIELINKKDA; encoded by the coding sequence ATGAATTTCACTCCCAAAGATCCCGATTTTAAACGCCGGATTGTCGAAAGTTTCGGACGGCAGAAATTTATGAACTTTATCAATGCGCGGCTGATCGCTATCGAAGCGGGTTCTTGTGAAATTCATGTTCCCTATGATGTGAATATCACTCAGCAGCACGGTTTTTTTCATGCCGGCATCGTCGGGACGATCGCCGATAACGCCGCCGGTTATGCCGCCTATTCGCTCATGGACCATTCGTCCTCGATCCTGACAGTCGAATATAAATTGAATCTGATCGCACCGGCGGACGGCGAACTGCTCATCGGACAATCCCATGTGCTGAAATACGGCAAAACGCTGACGATCTGCCGGTCGGATATTTTTGTCATGAAAAACGGTGAAAAAAAACTCTGCGCCGTTTCGCAATCCACGCTGATCGAATTAATCAATAAAAAAGACGCTTAA
- a CDS encoding calcium/sodium antiporter produces the protein MDVLTLILFLVGLVFLVAGAEILVKGASRIAAALGLSPLVIGLTVVAFGTSAPEMAVSVQSANDGQTDIAVGNVVGSNIFNILFILGISAAITPLIVQQQLIKLDVPLMIGASFLMYIFASDGLIQRWEGLILFSGIIFYTIFLIRQSKKENKEIQAEYAKEFSEKPKANALWIQIGMVIAGLALLVVGSDWLVNGAVSIAKLFGVSELIIGLTIIAAGTSLPEVATSIIAAIRGERDIAVGNVVGSNIFNILAVLGLSAIVAPQAINVAPSAISFDIIVMIAVAIACLPIFFTGNLIARWEGLVFLAYYIAYTLFLIFDATDHDALPRFSAIMIEFVLPITVLTLAILTFRAFRKNSKS, from the coding sequence ATGGATGTGCTTACGCTGATTTTATTTTTGGTTGGTTTGGTCTTTCTCGTGGCCGGTGCGGAAATACTGGTCAAAGGCGCATCGCGCATAGCGGCGGCGCTCGGCCTATCGCCGTTGGTCATCGGCCTGACGGTAGTGGCTTTCGGAACGAGCGCGCCTGAAATGGCGGTCAGCGTACAATCAGCAAACGATGGACAGACCGACATCGCCGTAGGCAACGTCGTCGGCAGTAATATTTTTAATATACTTTTTATCCTGGGAATTTCGGCGGCGATTACGCCTTTAATTGTTCAACAGCAATTAATTAAATTAGACGTTCCGCTGATGATCGGCGCTTCTTTTTTGATGTATATTTTTGCTTCCGACGGATTGATCCAGCGCTGGGAAGGTTTGATTTTATTTTCAGGTATTATTTTCTATACGATTTTTCTCATTCGCCAAAGCAAAAAAGAAAACAAAGAAATCCAGGCCGAATATGCCAAAGAATTTTCCGAAAAACCTAAAGCGAACGCATTGTGGATTCAAATCGGAATGGTGATCGCCGGCCTTGCCTTACTCGTCGTCGGATCGGACTGGTTAGTCAATGGCGCCGTGTCTATTGCCAAATTATTCGGCGTGAGCGAACTGATCATCGGGCTTACCATTATTGCAGCCGGTACATCGCTGCCGGAAGTGGCTACCTCGATCATTGCGGCGATCCGCGGCGAACGCGATATCGCCGTCGGCAATGTCGTCGGCAGCAATATTTTTAACATTCTCGCCGTATTGGGGCTTTCGGCTATTGTGGCGCCGCAAGCGATCAACGTTGCGCCTTCAGCCATCAGCTTTGACATCATCGTCATGATCGCCGTTGCCATCGCGTGTCTGCCGATTTTTTTTACGGGCAATCTTATCGCCCGCTGGGAAGGGTTGGTATTTCTGGCCTATTACATCGCGTACACCCTTTTCCTGATTTTTGACGCCACGGATCATGATGCGTTACCTCGATTCAGCGCGATCATGATAGAGTTCGTTTTGCCCATTACGGTATTGACGCTTGCTATATTAACTTTTCGGGCTTTCCGGAAAAATTCAAAATCATAA